One genomic segment of Nitrospinaceae bacterium includes these proteins:
- a CDS encoding response regulator transcription factor, translating into MAERALAPVLIIEDERNIAALVAKYLDKAGFDAIVAHDGEVGLEYVKTRKPGFVILDLMLPRMDGWDVCREIRKTSDVPILMLTAREEEMDRVLGFSLGADDYVVKPFSPRELVERVKAILRRVRPGPSPATSPLRAGALVLDPGKHKATLDGQTVPLTPSEFKLLDKLMSSPGRVFSRDDLIAHLYMHDESVVDRVIDVHIGNLRQKIEKNPSRPSYVLTVRGVGYSFTETDPAETKPVETEPGGAGDAQ; encoded by the coding sequence ATGGCCGAGCGGGCGCTGGCGCCGGTGCTGATTATCGAGGACGAGCGGAACATTGCCGCGCTGGTGGCAAAGTATCTCGACAAGGCGGGCTTTGACGCCATCGTCGCGCACGATGGCGAGGTGGGCCTGGAGTACGTCAAAACCAGAAAGCCTGGCTTTGTGATCTTAGACCTCATGCTCCCCCGGATGGACGGCTGGGACGTGTGCCGCGAAATTCGCAAGACATCAGACGTGCCCATTCTCATGCTCACCGCGAGAGAGGAGGAGATGGACCGCGTACTCGGCTTCTCGCTCGGTGCGGATGACTATGTGGTCAAACCCTTCAGCCCGAGAGAACTCGTTGAGCGCGTCAAAGCAATTTTGCGGCGCGTGCGGCCAGGCCCCTCGCCAGCGACGAGCCCGCTTCGGGCCGGGGCGCTTGTCCTCGACCCCGGCAAGCACAAGGCCACCCTCGACGGCCAGACGGTCCCGCTCACCCCGTCGGAGTTCAAGTTGCTCGACAAGCTGATGAGCTCGCCGGGCCGCGTTTTCTCGCGCGACGACCTCATCGCGCATCTCTACATGCATGATGAAAGCGTTGTGGACCGGGTCATCGACGTGCACATCGGCAACCTGCGCCAGAAGATCGAGAAAAATCCTTCGCGGCCAAGCTATGTCTTGACGGTGCGCGGGGTGGGCTACAGCTTCACCGAGACCGACCCGGCCGAGACCAAGCCGGTCGAGACCGAGCCGGGAGGAGCGGGCGATGCGCAATAG